In one window of Bombus vancouverensis nearcticus unplaced genomic scaffold, iyBomVanc1_principal scaffold0025, whole genome shotgun sequence DNA:
- the LOC143304172 gene encoding uncharacterized protein LOC143304172 produces the protein MEEHVDVVQTFHEESREHFESLQKILPCMKMNCLVIVLTLIKITHGLVGYDCNGNHLNVTTISLNSIGDCSIQPTLTETQDIYIQLLQLSEFEFTNVRQCKVQITRIVYYCGMHSHTSAVHNGFAEYLHETTAQQCARMHQDGTFSLGPQNLIVGLKDNATETRSLVLAGKLTDDGSCQGTQYVEPYGSWEKVVVQATVRISLKSAVVPVRIEENKILLKSGTVCTFSEGNCLDAEDGYTYWQPQPPSPCKFDQYDVLYEGIATKIQEIKTNRESAQPVYALTTQEVTFALTKTGEQPLCGYTLLSTEHPKLFLLETTRGNTFISKRKTAVENLDIFAYVNSKFIYVEKHIKRQMTTLYHDILTQRCTTQKKLIENALSLAILLPDEFAYTITKTPGHMALIAGEAVHIVKCIPVQVKVRHTTECYSELPVWQGNRTAFLTPKTHILTQHGNHRECSAVLPTLYNIDGLWHKFVPKPMETIAPQELRPDVLLYIYM, from the exons atggaagaacatgtagatgttgtccagacgtttcacgaggaatccagagagcattttgaatctctgcagaaaatccttccatgcat gaagatgaactgcctagtcatcgtactcaccctcatcaaaataacacacggcctggtaggatatgactgcaatggcaaccacctcaatgttaccactatctctctaaactccatcggggactgcagcatacagcctacattgactgaaacccaagatatttatatacaattacttcaactctcagaatttgaatttaccaacgtaaggcaatgcaaggtgcaaataactcgaattgtatattactgtggcatgcactctcacacgtcggcagtgcataacggattcgccgaatacctccatgaaacaaccgcccaacaatgcgcaaggatgcaccaagacggcacgttttcactcggaccacaaaaccttatagttggcctaaaggataatgcaacagaaacaaggtcgcttgtcctagccggcaagctaacagacgacggcagctgccagggaacacagtatgtagagccatacgggagctgggaaaaggtcgtcgtacaagcaacagtgaggataagtttaaaatcagcagtcgtgccagtacggatcgaggagaacaaaattctactgaaatcaggaacggtatgtacctttagcgaaggaaactgtctagacgctgaagacggatacacttattggcaaccacaaccaccctcaccatgcaaatttgatcagtacgatgtgctatatgaaggaattgctacaaagatccaagaaataaaaaccaacagagaatcagcacaaccagtttacgcactaacaacgcaggaagtaacatttgcactgactaaaaccggagaacagccactgtgtggatataccctactatccaccgaacatcccaaattgttcctgttagaaacaacaagaggaaatacgttcatctccaaaagaaagacagcagtcgaaaacttggacatattcgcatacgtcaactcaaaattcatttacgtagagaaacatattaaacgacaaatgacaacattgtaccatgatatattgacacaaagatgtaccacgcagaagaaactaatagagaatgctttaagcttagcaatcttactgcccgatgaatttgcatataccataaccaaaaccccaggacacatggccctgatcgcaggagaagcagtccacatagtcaaatgcattccggtacaagtaaaggtacgacatacaacagaatgttactcggagctacccgtttggcaagggaatcgcaccgcatttttaacgccaaaaacacacattctaacgcaacacggaaaccacagagaatgtagcgcggtattacctacactatacaatatcgacggactctggcacaaattcgtaccaaaacccatggaaacaattgcaccacaggaactccgcccggatgtattattgtatatatatatgtaa